The following are encoded together in the Wolbachia endosymbiont (group E) of Neria commutata genome:
- a CDS encoding DnaJ domain-containing protein, with amino-acid sequence MSGDSYELLEVDRSSTIEEIRKKYYELKWSYDCRKELGKLEKDKEDEFNNITKAYHELSTNEHHLILSGYPIALAINSTDESLTEEEIEDILQKNDTALQELQDQEEKEVEEKFKKLDLKFQEMKDQQEYEAMEKQLKKADVLLSTVKNKERNESRKAEIRQIKERIKELKEAIKLFKLLDKGFILWEERTKLLETKTELSEQLSDLKTRIELKASYKKMSDIFMAATGVFIIVDSIIAVLFSMNLVSLEIMLLSTIASTAVSLICVGFAIHYNNQAFTEVDTELLNSTDQLNIEKFSQNKENSLCS; translated from the coding sequence GTGAGTGGCGATTCCTATGAATTATTAGAAGTAGATAGAAGCTCCACTATAGAAGAGATAAGAAAAAAGTATTATGAATTAAAGTGGTCATATGATTGCCGAAAAGAACTGGGAAAACTAGAAAAAGATAAAGAAGATGAGTTTAATAATATCACAAAAGCATATCATGAGTTATCAACTAATGAACACCATTTGATACTTAGTGGATATCCCATTGCTTTAGCAATTAATAGCACTGATGAATCATTAACAGAAGAAGAGATTGAAGATATATTACAGAAAAATGATACAGCACTACAAGAATTGCAGGATCAAGAGGAAAAAGAAGTAGAAGAGAAATTTAAGAAACTTGACTTGAAATTTCAAGAAATGAAAGATCAGCAAGAATATGAAGCAATGGAGAAACAACTTAAGAAAGCAGATGTATTATTATCAACCGTAAAAAATAAAGAGCGCAACGAATCAAGAAAGGCAGAAATTAGACAAATAAAGGAAAGAATCAAAGAATTGAAAGAAGCAATCAAATTATTTAAATTGCTAGATAAAGGATTTATATTGTGGGAAGAAAGGACTAAGTTGCTAGAAACAAAAACAGAATTATCAGAGCAATTGAGTGATCTAAAAACACGCATTGAATTAAAAGCTTCATACAAAAAAATGTCTGACATTTTTATGGCAGCTACTGGGGTATTTATTATTGTTGATTCAATAATAGCAGTATTGTTTTCAATGAATTTAGTAAGCTTAGAAATAATGCTACTTTCAACTATAGCATCCACTGCTGTATCTCTAATTTGTGTAGGTTTTGCTATTCATTATAATAATCAAGCGTTCACAGAAGTAGATACTGAGTTGTTAAATAGTACTGATCAATTGAATATAGAGAAGTTTAGCCAAAATAAAGAAAATTCACTTTGCAGTTGA
- a CDS encoding multidrug effflux MFS transporter — translation MLLPFLLILSLIAKFIEIDISVPSFPDIVRYFNVPEGTIQLTIAYNFLGFCIGGLFFGPLSECYGRRKMMIIGSTLLLIGAIGCVFAPSVFWLVIARFIQGIGASASVVAFAIVADSYQGDKAVKFIGIMNATLTVVMAIAPVLGSFINEAVGWRGNYATVAVICLISWISLLLALPETKKDRTAFSLKKMMQDYKKLLSSSKFVALSLISSLFTSAYMSFITCGPFLYMETFGLPSKIYALHQGLIVGSFSLTSLFSGKILQKLGARWCVINGTIVIVIGALLLTILSVFTPYSPYLITLSMIIFSTGAAICQAIVFNVSVNVFPEIKGTASSAISCIRSFIMAIFIGLTSYVYNGQVISVSLLVLSAVILELIFTVYLLRSPESFE, via the coding sequence GTGCTATTACCCTTTCTATTAATTCTATCTCTAATTGCTAAATTTATTGAAATTGACATTTCCGTACCTAGTTTTCCTGATATAGTTCGCTATTTTAACGTACCGGAAGGGACGATTCAATTAACTATTGCTTACAATTTTTTAGGCTTTTGCATTGGCGGACTGTTTTTTGGTCCATTGTCCGAATGCTACGGCAGAAGAAAAATGATGATTATAGGTAGTACCTTGCTGCTAATCGGTGCTATTGGTTGCGTATTTGCACCGTCGGTTTTTTGGCTTGTAATTGCTCGTTTTATTCAAGGTATTGGTGCAAGCGCATCTGTAGTTGCGTTTGCCATAGTTGCAGATAGTTATCAAGGTGACAAAGCAGTAAAGTTTATAGGTATTATGAATGCAACTTTAACTGTAGTAATGGCAATTGCACCTGTTTTAGGAAGCTTTATTAATGAAGCTGTAGGATGGCGTGGTAATTATGCAACTGTTGCAGTAATTTGTTTGATCTCTTGGATTTCACTACTTTTAGCGCTCCCAGAAACAAAAAAAGACCGCACGGCTTTCAGTTTAAAAAAAATGATGCAAGATTACAAAAAATTATTATCTAGCTCAAAATTCGTTGCACTGTCCTTAATATCAAGTCTCTTTACTTCTGCATATATGTCATTCATTACTTGTGGACCATTTTTATATATGGAAACTTTTGGGTTGCCAAGCAAAATTTATGCACTACATCAAGGTTTGATTGTAGGCTCTTTTTCTCTAACTAGCTTATTCTCTGGTAAAATCCTACAAAAACTTGGAGCAAGATGGTGCGTAATTAATGGTACAATTGTTATCGTTATTGGCGCTCTACTACTTACAATACTAAGTGTATTTACACCTTATTCTCCTTACTTGATAACACTATCTATGATAATTTTTTCTACTGGTGCTGCAATCTGCCAGGCAATAGTTTTTAATGTATCAGTGAATGTTTTTCCTGAAATTAAGGGTACGGCCTCATCTGCGATATCATGTATAAGATCTTTTATAATGGCTATTTTTATAGGCTTAACAAGTTATGTCTACAATGGCCAAGTAATCAGTGTATCTCTTCTTGTTTTATCTGCAGTAATATTAGAACTTATTTTCACTGTATATTTATTACGGTCACCTGAAAGTTTTGAGTAA
- the ltrA gene encoding group II intron reverse transcriptase/maturase encodes MNKTKSFDIPKQLIRRAYKQVSKNKGAAGVDEVSITKFEEDLKDNLYKLWNRMSSGSYFPEPVKAVAIPKGTGGGQRILCVPSVSDRIAQTAATMYLEPLVEPKFHEDSYGYRPNKSALDAVGTARKRCWWYDWTIDLDIAGFFDNLDHELALQAIKRHTDCKWVILYVERWIKAPIQQADGGKVVREKGVPQGGSTSPLISNIFMHHVFDEWMRRKCPTIAFERYVDDAIVHCKSSRQAEFMRVAIEERLAEYKLKLHPEKTQIVYCKDDNRKSEFPKQSFDFLGYTFRPRLARNKIGKHFVSFLPAISNKAKKNITTTIRSWKILRNTHKTSEEISKIVNPIVRGWYQYYGRFYRKEIYKPLRNIERHLEKWVRRKYKKLRNHGRLARQLLGKMRKEEPNTFYHWTLGLGQKTE; translated from the coding sequence ATGAATAAAACAAAGTCTTTTGATATACCGAAGCAACTTATTAGGAGAGCTTATAAACAAGTGTCCAAAAACAAGGGTGCTGCTGGTGTAGATGAGGTTTCGATAACAAAGTTTGAGGAAGATCTAAAAGATAATCTCTATAAACTATGGAATCGGATGTCATCTGGAAGTTATTTTCCAGAGCCTGTAAAAGCTGTAGCAATACCAAAAGGTACGGGAGGGGGACAAAGAATTTTATGTGTTCCTTCAGTATCGGACAGGATAGCGCAGACAGCAGCTACAATGTATCTAGAACCGTTAGTAGAACCGAAGTTTCATGAAGATTCATATGGTTATAGACCAAACAAATCTGCACTGGATGCGGTAGGAACTGCGAGGAAAAGATGCTGGTGGTACGATTGGACGATAGATCTTGATATAGCAGGATTTTTCGACAATTTGGACCACGAGTTGGCATTGCAAGCTATCAAAAGGCACACAGACTGCAAATGGGTCATACTGTATGTTGAAAGATGGATAAAAGCTCCAATTCAGCAAGCAGATGGCGGTAAGGTAGTTAGGGAAAAAGGAGTTCCGCAAGGAGGTTCAACAAGCCCGCTGATCTCAAACATATTTATGCATCATGTATTTGATGAGTGGATGAGACGAAAGTGCCCAACAATAGCATTTGAGAGGTATGTAGATGATGCGATAGTGCACTGCAAGAGTAGTAGGCAGGCAGAATTTATGAGGGTAGCAATAGAAGAAAGATTGGCTGAGTATAAGCTAAAATTACATCCTGAAAAGACACAAATTGTGTACTGCAAGGATGACAATAGGAAAAGTGAATTTCCTAAACAAAGTTTTGATTTTCTGGGTTATACATTTAGACCCAGGTTAGCAAGAAATAAAATAGGAAAGCATTTTGTTTCATTTCTTCCTGCGATTAGCAACAAGGCCAAGAAAAATATTACTACAACCATAAGGTCATGGAAAATACTACGAAATACACACAAAACATCAGAGGAAATATCAAAGATAGTAAATCCAATAGTCAGAGGCTGGTATCAGTACTATGGCAGGTTTTACAGGAAAGAGATATACAAACCTCTGAGAAACATAGAGCGGCACCTAGAAAAGTGGGTCAGAAGAAAGTATAAGAAGCTTCGAAATCATGGAAGACTAGCAAGGCAACTTCTAGGAAAAATGAGGAAAGAAGAGCCAAATACTTTTTACCACTGGACACTTGGTTTAGGGCAAAAGACTGAATAA